From Pseudomonas sp. G2-4:
TAGTAGATGTCGTCTTCGACGTAGTCGCCCGTAACGGTCTGGAGCAGGACGCTCTCGGGCAGGCGCATGCCTTTTTCTGCAATGAACTTGTTGGTCGGCGAGATCTTGCCCCGGGTAATGCCGGTCAGGTCGCCAATCATGCATTCGACTTCTGTGATCTTATGGTCTTTCAACCAATCGGTGAGCTGGTCGAGGTTGTTACTCATAAATGCCTCTAGGCGTGAGTTTCCTGGCTGCTATTAGTAGTCAGGCGTTGGTTGACGCATCGGCGTCGCGTTGTGTTGCCCTTGCTCGGCAGGCATCGCCAAATGCCTGGAAAATCGCAAGGTAGTGCGGATTCGAGCTTACCTCCCATTCAGGGTGCCACTGCACACCTAAAGCAAAAGCCTTGCCTTGTGTCACCGAGACCGCCTCGATCAGGCCATCCGGTGCCAGCGCTTCGGCCTGCAGGCCGCTCGCCAGGCGCTCGATGCCCTGGCCGTGGATCGAGTTGACGTCAATCACCGGCGGCAACCCCAGGCCCGCGAGGATACCGCCCGGCTGGATATGCATGGCGTGAGCCGGCCCGTACTGAATGTCCACCGATTGTGTGTCGTCTTCACGATGGTCGATGAAGGTTCCGACTTCATGAACTCTTTGGTAAAGGCTGCCGCCAAAGGCTACGTTCATTTCCTGGAAACCACGGCAGATGCCCAGCACCGGCACGCCCGCATCGACGGCGGCGCGGATCAGCGGCAGGGTGGTGGCATCCCGTGCAGGATCATGAGCAGTGCCCGCCGCGCTGGCTGGGCCCTGATAATGAAAAGGTTCTATATTTGAAGGAGAGCCGGTAAAGAGAATGCCGTCCAGGGCGTCCAGAATATCGGACGGTGGGATCAGATCCGCCAGGGACGGGATCAGCACTGGCAAGCCCTTGGCGGCTGTTGCGACAGCCCGGGAATATTTATCGCCACTGGTGTGATAAGCATGCAGACCGATCTGCTTGGAGCAGGTGGTGACGCCGATTAACGGCAGGCGAGACATGAAGCACCCCGGTATTATTGCTGTTATGGGTTTTAATCGAGCTTAGCCTTGTTCATTTTTTTACACAACACCCCCGTAAAAAATACAACACGGCCCGCTCAAGCCTGCGGGCGCCAAGCCCGCGAAAGGGGAAAAAACGCCCTAAATTGCCTCAAAAAAGCCCTGCAGGTGCTTTTTTAGGGCAAAAAAGGCCCTGCTTGACTTCGGCATGCCGTTCGGGTTGACTGGCTTTCGAAGAGATCAATGATTGATATTTTTAACAACAAAGGTGTTGCATCATGTCGGTACCCCCGCGTGCCGTTCAGCTTAACGAAGCGAACGCGTTCCTTAAGGAACATCCTGAGGTTCTGTACGTTGACCTTCTAATTGCGGATATGAATGGTGTGGTGCGCGGCAAGCGCATCGAACGCACCAGCCTCCACAAGGTTTACGAGAAAGGCATCAACCTGCCGGCCTCTCTATTTGCTCTGGATATCAATGGTTCGACGGTGGAAAGCACCGGCCTGGGCCTGGACATCGGCGACGCTGACCGAATCTGTTATCCAATCCCTGACACCCTGTGCAATGAACCTTGGCAGAAGCGCCCCACTGCGCAACTGTTGATGACCATGCACGAACTTGAAGGTGAACCTTTCTTCGCCGACCCTCGCGAAGTCCTGCGCCAAGTCGTGACCAAGTTCGATGAACTCGGCCTGACCATCTGCGCCGCATTCGAGCTTGAGTTCTACCTGATCGACCAGGAGAACGTGAATGGACGCCCACAACCGCCCCGCTCGCCGATCTCCGGCAAACGCCCGCACTCGACACAGGTCTACCTGATCGACGACCTCGACGAATATGTCGATTGCCTCCAGGACATTCTGGAAGGGGCCAAAGAGCAAGGCATTCCCGCCGACGCCATCGTCAAGGAAAGTGCCCCGGCGCAGTTCGAAGTGAACCTGCACCACGTGGCCGACCCGATCAAGGCCTGCGACTACGCGGTACTGCTCAAGCGTCTGATCAAGAACATCGCCTACGACCATGAAATGGACACGACCTTCATGGCCAAGCCCTATCCGGGCCAGGCGGGCAACGGTCTGCACGTTCATATTTCGATTCTGGACAAGGATGGCAAGAATATTTTTGCCAGCGAGGATCCCGAGCAGAACGCCGCACTGCGTCACGCGATCGGCGGTGTGCTCGAGACCCTACCGGCGCAGATGGCTTTCCTCTGCCCGAACGTCAACTCCTACCGTCGTTTCGGTGCTCAGTTCTACGTGCCGAACTCGCCGACCTGGGGCTTGGACAACCGCACCGTGGCCCTGCGCGTACCCACCGGCTCCGCCGATGCCGTGCGCCTGGAACACCGCGTCGCGGGCGCCGACGCCAACCCGTATCTGTTGATGGCGGCCGTGCTGGCAGGCGTGCACCATGGCCTGACCAACAAGATCGAGCCCGGTGCGCCGGTGGAAGGCAACAGTTACGAGCAGAACGAGCAAAGCCTGCCGAACAACTTGCGCGATGCCCTGCGCGAATTGGACGACAGCGAAGTCATGGCCAAGTACATCGATCCGAAATACATCGATATCTTCGTGGCCTGCAAGGAAAGCGAGCTGGAGGAGTTCGAACACTCCATCTCCGACCTTGAGTACAACTGGTACCTGCATACCGTGTAAGCGGTTGCTGTAAAGAAAAACGCCGCGACCCTTCTTAAGGGCCGCGGCGTTTTTTATGGCTGCTCACAACACTCTGTGGCGAGGGAGCTTGCTCCCGCTGGGCTGCGCAGCAGCCCCAAAAAAGCTAAACCGGTCAACCTGAAGCACCGCAGTGACTGACTTCGGGGCTGCTTCGCAGCCCAGCGGGAGCAAGCTCCCTCGCCACAGGGATTTCTTTCCTCACAAGCACCGCTATGGACCCACCGCCCGCTCTGCGTACAATGCCCGCCAGCCCCGCAGGAGACCGCCATGACGCGCATCGCCACCCCTCGCAAACCCCGCGCACGCAGCCAGGCCCGGATCGACTCGATTCTCGACGCCGCCCGTACGCTGCTTGCTGCCGAAGGCGTGGCCAGCCTGTCGATCTACAGCGTCGCCGAACGCGCCGAGATCCCGCCCTCCTCCGTGTATCACTTCTTCGCCAGCGTTCCGGCCCTGCTCGAAGCCCTGACCGCCGACGTGCACGCGGCCTTTCGTGCCTGTCTGCAGGCCCCGATCGATCACGACGCACTGAACCACTGGCACGACCTGTCACGGTTAGTGGAGCAACGCATGCTCACCATCTACAGCCAGGACGCCGCCGCCCGCCAACTGATCCTGGCCCAGCACGGCCTGACCGAAGTCACCCAGGCCGACCGTCAGCATGACCTCGAGTTGAGCGACCTGATGCATAAACTGTTCGACCGCCATTTCAAGTTGCCGACCTTGCCCTCCGATGTCGATGTGTTCGCCCTGGCCATGGAACTGGGTGACCGCGTCTACGCCCGCTCGGTGCACCAACACAACCAGATCACCCCGCGCATGGCCGAGGAAGGCATGCGGGTGTTCGATGCCTACCTGGGGTTGTACCTGCCGCCGTATTTGCCCAAGCGTGAAGCCGTCTGATGAGCTGATCAGTTCCTCATGCGAGAGGCACCCATGGCGGCAACGGCTAACTCCAACTCGACGCCTCCCAGCAGTCTCGCGTAATGCTCGACGAGCTCAGCCTCCCAACTGATCACTTCATCCAAAGCGTCGGCCGCCTGCTCAAGCGTCAAGGCGAAGTGTGCGCAGTGACTCAACAGGTTCTCTCGCGTGATCATTCGCCCATGCCTGCCGACCGCCATTGAGAGATTAGGCGGTGACGACCCGTCGAGGCCCGGCACTACGTCGTACATCGGCGCCAGTTGCCAACGACCTTTGAGCCAGAGGATGGCGTGATTTTTGGGATGATCATCGTCATTACCCACCAAGGCGTTAAAACACATGCGCTTGAACAGCTCATGCAGGTCTTCGTCCGGAACCCCGCGTCGTTTCATTTCGTTG
This genomic window contains:
- a CDS encoding gamma-glutamyl-gamma-aminobutyrate hydrolase family protein produces the protein MSRLPLIGVTTCSKQIGLHAYHTSGDKYSRAVATAAKGLPVLIPSLADLIPPSDILDALDGILFTGSPSNIEPFHYQGPASAAGTAHDPARDATTLPLIRAAVDAGVPVLGICRGFQEMNVAFGGSLYQRVHEVGTFIDHREDDTQSVDIQYGPAHAMHIQPGGILAGLGLPPVIDVNSIHGQGIERLASGLQAEALAPDGLIEAVSVTQGKAFALGVQWHPEWEVSSNPHYLAIFQAFGDACRARATQRDADASTNA
- a CDS encoding glutamine synthetase family protein; the protein is MSVPPRAVQLNEANAFLKEHPEVLYVDLLIADMNGVVRGKRIERTSLHKVYEKGINLPASLFALDINGSTVESTGLGLDIGDADRICYPIPDTLCNEPWQKRPTAQLLMTMHELEGEPFFADPREVLRQVVTKFDELGLTICAAFELEFYLIDQENVNGRPQPPRSPISGKRPHSTQVYLIDDLDEYVDCLQDILEGAKEQGIPADAIVKESAPAQFEVNLHHVADPIKACDYAVLLKRLIKNIAYDHEMDTTFMAKPYPGQAGNGLHVHISILDKDGKNIFASEDPEQNAALRHAIGGVLETLPAQMAFLCPNVNSYRRFGAQFYVPNSPTWGLDNRTVALRVPTGSADAVRLEHRVAGADANPYLLMAAVLAGVHHGLTNKIEPGAPVEGNSYEQNEQSLPNNLRDALRELDDSEVMAKYIDPKYIDIFVACKESELEEFEHSISDLEYNWYLHTV
- a CDS encoding TetR/AcrR family transcriptional regulator; translation: MTRIATPRKPRARSQARIDSILDAARTLLAAEGVASLSIYSVAERAEIPPSSVYHFFASVPALLEALTADVHAAFRACLQAPIDHDALNHWHDLSRLVEQRMLTIYSQDAAARQLILAQHGLTEVTQADRQHDLELSDLMHKLFDRHFKLPTLPSDVDVFALAMELGDRVYARSVHQHNQITPRMAEEGMRVFDAYLGLYLPPYLPKREAV